The DNA sequence CTGGAGCGTCATTGGCGGCCACCTGGGTCGCCAGCTTGTCCCAGTAGCTGGCCCACTCGCCGCTCTCCGGTTTGATCACCACATTCGGGTTGGCCTTCTGGTAGGCCTCGACCAGCTTGGCGGTGTTGGCATTGCGGGTGTCGTTTCCCCACCAGGTCAAGCGCAGCTCGACCTTGCCGTCGGCATTCTTGGCACCACCGGCACCGCCACCGCTGCCGCATCCGGTAGCGGTGAGTGCAACCGCCGCGGTCGCCCCCAGTCCCAGTTTCAGCGCTCCGCGCCTACTGATCACAAAGTCCCTAGTCGTCATTGACCGTTCGCTTCCTTTCCGAGGGCGACGCTCGTCCGCGTCCCCGAGAGCGTTGTCCGGGTTGCGGCGGGTCATCTCGGACCGACCGCAGATGCAAGTAACCGCTTTCCTATCAAGGCTGAGTGCTGTTGTCAAGCACTCGGCGAGGAAGGACCATCCCTGGGCTTCCCTTGAATTGCTCGTTTCCCGCTCAATCACGGTCCGTCGTCCCGTTGGGCCGGGGTTGCACCGGTGGTCGCCAGGCCGTCCTCGATCGAACCCTGAGGAACCTTGTGAGAAACCGATATCTCGGGTGCGGCAGCTAGTCCGAGGCCTGACCGGTGCTGCCCCGGGCGACCAGCCGTGGCCGGAAGACCACGCTGTGCTCCGGCCGTTCGCCGTTGAGCATGGCCCACAACCGTTGCCAGGCGAGCTCTCCGAGCTCCAGCTGCGGCACCGAGGCGGTGGTGAGGGCGGGACTGGTGAACGCAGCGAAGGGGATGTCGTCGAAGCCCGCAACGGACAGCTGGCCCGGCACCTGGACTCCCAGCTCGTGCAGGGCCCCGAGCAGTCCCAGCGCCACCACGTCGTTGAAGGCGATCACCGCGGTCACATCCGAGTCGAGCACCTGTCCTGCCGCGGCATGTCCGTCGGAGAACATCGCTCCGCAGGGGATCTGCACCAGATCGATGGCGTCGCGCAGGCTCTCGAAGCCCTTCAGCCGGTCAGTGTTCGAGGCGCTGCTCGGTGGCCCGGCGAGATAGGCGATGCGACGGTGCCCCAGCCCCACCAGATGTCGGACCAGATCACGGACGCCCGAAGCCCAGTCGATGCCCAGCAGTGGGGTCGACTCGTCGCCGGCATCCCGGTTGAGCAGGACGACCGGGGCCAGCTCGGGTAGCAGCCGCAGCAGCTCGTCCTGCGGCATCCGCGGGGCGCACAGGACCAGGGCGTCACAGCGCCGGCGGGTCTCGATGGCGAGGATGGGTTCCTCCTCCGCATGCTCGGCGGTGTCGGCCACCAGCACCCGGTAATGCTGCTTGGCCGCAGCCAGGCTCAGGCCACGCATGGCGCCGTGGAAAGCGGGATTGGTGAGGTCCGGCACCACGTAGCCGACGGTATGGGTGCGGCCCAGCGCGAGGCTCCGGGCAGCGACGCTGGGCATGTAGTTGAGCTGCTTCGCCGCCGCCAGAACACGGTCCGCGATCGAGCGATCGACCGTCGCCAACCCGTTCATGACCCTGGAAACGGTTGCTCTGGACACTCCGGCCAGCGCGGCGACGTCACCGATGGTGATCCGCTCCCCGCTCTTCTGTCGCGCCATCTGGTAGCCCCTATCAGCCATCGGTCTCGCTGCCACACCCTTTTCTGCAAGCGATCCGGGCCGGTCAGCACACCCTAGCAACACTACGAAAACCGACCCGAACCAGTGGGTTGCCGTCCTGGACGGACCGGGATAGAGTGCGGAAACCGGTTACTTGATTTGAGAGGAGCTCTCGTGGCGACGAGTCCGAAGAGGTACGCGATCGTCGGGACTGGGTCCCGTGCAGACATGTACATCAATGCCCTGCTGACCACACACGCCGATGTGGGCAGGCCGGTCGCCCTGTGCGACACGAACTCGGTCCGGATGGCCCTCTACAACACGAAGATCACCGAGCACGGCCAGGAAGCGGCAGCGACCTACGACGCCGCGGACTTCGGCCGCCTGCTGGATGAGCAGCGGCCCGACGGGGTGATCGTCACCTCGCCCGACTACACCCACTCCGACTACATCTGCGCTGCCCTCGACCGCGACATCGACGTCATCAGCGAGAAGCCGATGACGACCACGGCCGACCGGATCGAGTCCATCGTCGAGTCGGTCCGCAGGTCCAAGGGGACCCTCGTCGTCACCTTCAACTATCGCTACTCCCCACGCAACTCCACTCTGCGCCAGCTGATCGCCGAGGGTGCCATCGGCGACGTGACCTCGATGCACTTCGAGTGGGTGCTCGACACCTCCCACGGCGCCGACTACTTCCGGCGTTGGCACCGGGAGAAGTCCAACTCGGGCGGCCTGCTGGTCCACAAGTCCACCCATCACTTCGACCTGATCAACTGGTGGTTGGACGACGTTCCCCAGACCGTCTTCGCGCTGGGCGGCCTGCGGTTCTACGGGGATAAGAACGCTGCCGAACGTGGGCTGGGCGCGCGGCCGCTGCTCAGCCGCGACACCGACCCGGCAACCGACCCGTTCCACCTGGACCTGGCGGCCGACGACAAG is a window from the Microlunatus panaciterrae genome containing:
- a CDS encoding Gfo/Idh/MocA family oxidoreductase gives rise to the protein MATSPKRYAIVGTGSRADMYINALLTTHADVGRPVALCDTNSVRMALYNTKITEHGQEAAATYDAADFGRLLDEQRPDGVIVTSPDYTHSDYICAALDRDIDVISEKPMTTTADRIESIVESVRRSKGTLVVTFNYRYSPRNSTLRQLIAEGAIGDVTSMHFEWVLDTSHGADYFRRWHREKSNSGGLLVHKSTHHFDLINWWLDDVPQTVFALGGLRFYGDKNAAERGLGARPLLSRDTDPATDPFHLDLAADDKLRRLYLDAEHVDGYHRDQDVFAPGITIEDNLSLLVGFRGGPSLSYSLNAHAPWEGYRVGVNGTAGRLELEVIERSSVPAAAVRGSNADVAPVVDPSAQPDEATSGDEELRPVGARILLQKHWESAVEVPIPEGAGSHGGGDAMLLDDVFRGATEDPLRRAAGYLDGIRSVLVGVSGNQSLATGEPVHLSDFGLPLTEEEAV
- a CDS encoding LacI family DNA-binding transcriptional regulator → MARQKSGERITIGDVAALAGVSRATVSRVMNGLATVDRSIADRVLAAAKQLNYMPSVAARSLALGRTHTVGYVVPDLTNPAFHGAMRGLSLAAAKQHYRVLVADTAEHAEEEPILAIETRRRCDALVLCAPRMPQDELLRLLPELAPVVLLNRDAGDESTPLLGIDWASGVRDLVRHLVGLGHRRIAYLAGPPSSASNTDRLKGFESLRDAIDLVQIPCGAMFSDGHAAAGQVLDSDVTAVIAFNDVVALGLLGALHELGVQVPGQLSVAGFDDIPFAAFTSPALTTASVPQLELGELAWQRLWAMLNGERPEHSVVFRPRLVARGSTGQASD